A window of the Ostrea edulis chromosome 1, xbOstEdul1.1, whole genome shotgun sequence genome harbors these coding sequences:
- the LOC125672587 gene encoding uncharacterized protein LOC125672587 isoform X3 — MSRWSTLPKESQYSRNGERFSKTGWRDRPKSDHFSHTHRPDYRPHVDLDNKGNKSARRKPRPTSFPSDVKEYEIKHNKENLNQDNNFRNKNHKEISGDVKNNVKHSKIPKRREGVVKREDGKHGNGHSTVRINDHTIHKQVPKQSKMSNQYVNDNQVWTDSPRSDEPTHRGRRHQQVEINVEITPHPRKRAPDQLDDGLSTHRGNPGTHRSRPVENSSRNQYIPSQFTHEEGRGSPRVNITYRGDPRGPRGSGKHYGEGHSYNHRSSPSSHTDSVDSLKKASSNKNFDPAVQYVIRSKANSRASSTSKAPDPSLSEMEKHAPADGAYHNSNQKVTNTAQYLDNPNVSAAPFMDEKDRQYQQKNVKIANYVQSNTQHRYVDENSDSTTSYNSLSQSEQNGVRNGKSVQFTDEPRNNDMSRTSNPQGHLSYQSEKPNNQNLQTNINGQKFAPNQPYSNGNQPMQNSDNVTSNKLNQEYQFPDSEDEDDGLDLNDIDSVYEGNDAYVCYLMTDDGGMAGPLRLDINDVQVGLPSEVKVKENNSGMRNRQTGSHGLNEFSSRSHSMLTLTIDTEQQDPDDDNLYLTKRGKLTFVDLAGSEKVKDSESTDQTLKESNNINRSLLVLGNCISSLGDAKKRQGHIPYRDSKLTKLLADSLGGNGVTLMIACVTPSSHHIHETINTLRYASRAKKIKTKPIVKMDPREKLILSLKREIKILRNENIYLRQQLEFPAKPKGDLQKSNDEKFMKFLKTQGKESNDPKANAKGGTEAGLYEMLQEYMIENEALRSENSEMHQTKDKIKREQQLMYRENERLSKKIEQLERDLYGRQPGGGAGGWQRQTNGPPPQRQTNGPPPQRQVNGPPPARQQNGPPPPQHPPPDQYYDQGPPPRQGINKPPPPPPNNQWKSTPPQRPVNNRVVDQYIPGPSPQAGRGKQSTPPSGPKRPPHRLADPIGRPNLPPEYIQNGVGGYPDDGYMSPRGRPSPLHNGPLRQESPHRYNDSRRASQVSTSDSIRSMNAKLKQEIYELEGEIEHHHHVNQRTKSVYGSQTSVRSGPR, encoded by the exons ATGAGTCGTTGGTCGACTCTCCCTAAAGAGTCTCAGTACTCTAGAAATGGTGAGAGGTTTAGTAAGACGGGCTGGAGGGACAGACCAAAATCAGACCACTTCTCCCATACTCACAGGCCAGATTACAGACCACATGTGGATTTGGACAACAAAGGAAATAAATCGGCACGGAGAAAGCCTCGCCCAACATCGTTCCCCTCAGATGTGAAGGAATATGAAATTAAACACAACAAAGAGAATTTGAATCAGGATAATAACTTCAGAAACAAAAATCACAAGGAAATATCTGGAGATGTTAAGAATAATGTAAAACATTCAAAGATTCCAAAACGCAGGGAAGGAGTTGTAAAACGTGAGGATGGGAAGCATGGGAATGGACACAGCACCGTACGTATAAACGATCACACGATACATAAACAGGTCCCGAAACAGAGCAAGATGTCTAATCAATACGTCAACGATAACCAGGTGTGGACAGACAGTCCAAGAAGTGACGAACCGACTCACAGAGGCAGGCGACACCAGCAAGTTGAAATCAATGTGGAAATAACCCCCCACCCAAGAAAAAGAGCTCCCGACCAATTAGATGACGGTCTGTCAACACACAGAGGAAATCCTGGGACACATCGTAGTCGCCCAGTGGAAAACTCCTCTAGAAACCAGTATATTCCCAGTCAGTTCACTCACGAGGAAGGACGTGGAAGTCCAAGGGTGAATATTACATACAGAGGTGATCCTAGAGGCCCAAGGGGCTCTGGTAAACATTATGGTGAGGGTCATAGTTATAACCACAGGTCATCTCCGTCCAGTCACACTGACAGTGTCGACAGTTTGAAGAAAGCCAGCAGTaacaaaaactttgatcctGCAGTGCAATATGTAATAAGATCCAAGGCCAATTCCAGAGCTTCCTCAACATCTAAGGCTCCTGACCCTAGCTTGTCGGAAATGGAGAAACATGCACCTGCTGACGGTGCTTATCATAACTCCAACCAAAAGGTGACCAACACAGCACAATACCTGGACAATCCTAATGTTAGTGCTGCTCCTTTTATGGATGAGAAGGACAGACAGTACCAGCAGAAGAATGTTAAAATTGCCAACTACGTACAGAGTAACACACAACACCGGTATGTGGATGAGAATTCTGATTCCACGACATCTTACAATAGCCTGTCTCAAAGTGAACAGAACGGTGTTCGCAATGGGAAATCTGTTCAGTTTACTGATGAGCCCCGTAATAATGACATGTCACGGACATCCAATCCTCAAGGTCATCTGTCATATCAGAGTGAGAAACCAAATAATCAGAACCTGCAAACAAACATTAATGGACAAAAATTTGCTCCAAATCAACCTTATTCTAACGGGAACCAACCTATGCAAAACTCGGACAATGTGACTAGCAATAAGCTAAATCAGGAATACCAATTCCCTGATTCCGAGGATGAAGACGACGGTTTGGATTTGAATGACATTGATTCCGTGTATGAGGGAAATGATGCTTATGTATGTTACCTGATGACAGACGATGGAGGAATGGCTGGCCCTTTACGACTGGACATTAATGATGTCCAAGTTGGCCTGCCCAGCGAAGTAAAGGTTAAGGAGAACAATTCAG GAATGAGAAACAGGCAGACAGGGTCTCATGGTTTGAACGAGTTCTCCAGTCGAAGCCACAGCATGCTGACGTTAACCATCGACACAGAACAACAAGACCCAGACGACGACAACCTGTACCTCACCAAGCGGGGAAAACTCACTTTTGTAGACTTGGCAG GTAGTGAAAAGGTGAAAGACTCGGAATCTACAGATCAAACATTGAAAGAATCTAACAATATCAACAGGAGTCTATTGGTGCTAG GAAACTGTATCTCATCCCTTGGTGATGCTAAAAAGAGGCAGGGTCATATCCCTTACAGGGATAGTAAACTGACCAAACTGCTGGCCGATAGTCTTGGTGGAAATGGAGTCACTCTAATG ATCGCATGTGTGACCCCCTCGTCTCATCATATCCACGAGACCATCAACACTTTACGCTACGCCAGCCGAGccaaaaaaatcaaaactaaaCCCATTGTCAAAATG GACCCCAGAGAAAAGTTAATTCTGAGTTTGAAGCGGGAGATCAAAATCTTGAGGAACGAGAACATCTACCTTCGGCAGCAG CTAGAGTTCCCAGCTAAACCCAAAGGAGATCTACAAAAGTcaaatgatgaaaaatttatgaaatttttaaagaCACAAGGAAAAG AATCCAATGATCCAAAAGCCAATGCAAAGGGAGGAACAGAGGCCGGTCTTTATGAGATGTTACAGGAATACATGATAGAAAATGAAGCCTTAAG GTCTGAGAATTCAGAGATGCATCAAAccaaagataaaataaaaagagaacagCAATTAATGTACCGAGAAAATGAGCGACTGTCCAAAAAAATCGAGCAGCTTGAACGGGATCTCTACGG TCGACAACCAGGAGGAGGGGCAGGTGGTTGGCAGAGACAGACCAATGGACCTCCCCCGCAGAGACAGACCAATGGACCTCCCCCGCAGAGACAAGTCAATGGACCTCCCCCAGCCCGGCAGCAAAATGGGCCTCCTCCCCCCCAGCACCCCCCACCAGATCAGTATTATGACCAGGGACCACCTCCGAGGCAAGGGATTAACAAGCCTCCACCACCTCCTCCAAACAACCAGTGGAAGTCCACTCCACCTCAACGACCAGTCAACAATAGG GTGGTGGATCAATATATTCCTGGTCCCTCACCCCAAGCAGGAAGGGGTAAACAATCTACACCACCGAGTGGCCCCAAAAGGCCCCCTCATCGACTTGCAGATCCCATTGGAAGACCGAATTT ACCCCCAGAATACATACAAAACGGAGTGGGAGGATACCCTGATGATGGATATATGTCACCAAGGGGACGACCTTCACCTCTTCACAATGGACCATTGAGACAAG AGTCACCGCACCGCTACAATGATAGTCGTCGAGCTTCCCAAGTTTCCACCTCAG acTCCATACGAAGCATGAATGCAAAGTTAAAACAAGAAATTTATGAACTGGAAGGAGAGATAGAACACCATCATCATGTGAACCAACGGACTAAGAGTGTATACGGTTCACAGACCTCAGTCCGATCTGGACCTCGATGA
- the LOC125672587 gene encoding uncharacterized protein LOC125672587 isoform X1, with product MSRWSTLPKESQYSRNGERFSKTGWRDRPKSDHFSHTHRPDYRPHVDLDNKGNKSARRKPRPTSFPSDVKEYEIKHNKENLNQDNNFRNKNHKEISGDVKNNVKHSKIPKRREGVVKREDGKHGNGHSTVRINDHTIHKQVPKQSKMSNQYVNDNQVWTDSPRSDEPTHRGRRHQQVEINVEITPHPRKRAPDQLDDGLSTHRGNPGTHRSRPVENSSRNQYIPSQFTHEEGRGSPRVNITYRGDPRGPRGSGKHYGEGHSYNHRSSPSSHTDSVDSLKKASSNKNFDPAVQYVIRSKANSRASSTSKAPDPSLSEMEKHAPADGAYHNSNQKVTNTAQYLDNPNVSAAPFMDEKDRQYQQKNVKIANYVQSNTQHRYVDENSDSTTSYNSLSQSEQNGVRNGKSVQFTDEPRNNDMSRTSNPQGHLSYQSEKPNNQNLQTNINGQKFAPNQPYSNGNQPMQNSDNVTSNKLNQEYQFPDSEDEDDGLDLNDIDSVYEGNDAYVCYLMTDDGGMAGPLRLDINDVQVGLPSEVKVKENNSGMRNRQTGSHGLNEFSSRSHSMLTLTIDTEQQDPDDDNLYLTKRGKLTFVDLAGSEKVKDSESTDQTLKESNNINRSLLVLGNCISSLGDAKKRQGHIPYRDSKLTKLLADSLGGNGVTLMIACVTPSSHHIHETINTLRYASRAKKIKTKPIVKMDPREKLILSLKREIKILRNENIYLRQQLEFPAKPKGDLQKSNDEKFMKFLKTQGKESNDPKANAKGGTEAGLYEMLQEYMIENEALRSENSEMHQTKDKIKREQQLMYRENERLSKKIEQLERDLYGRQPGGGAGGWQRQTNGPPPQRQTNGPPPQRQVNGPPPARQQNGPPPPQHPPPDQYYDQGPPPRQGINKPPPPPPNNQWKSTPPQRPVNNRVVDQYIPGPSPQAGRGKQSTPPSGPKRPPHRLADPIGRPNLPPEYIQNGVGGYPDDGYMSPRGRPSPLHNGPLRQGAANSSLRELQSRRFLHFSANHLNRQQMHKIGRSMPNLSSREIFTADVGFDSESEMPYVRKIRTALDIFYDEDDDILSSRIESPHRYNDSRRASQVSTSDSIRSMNAKLKQEIYELEGEIEHHHHVNQRTKSVYGSQTSVRSGPR from the exons ATGAGTCGTTGGTCGACTCTCCCTAAAGAGTCTCAGTACTCTAGAAATGGTGAGAGGTTTAGTAAGACGGGCTGGAGGGACAGACCAAAATCAGACCACTTCTCCCATACTCACAGGCCAGATTACAGACCACATGTGGATTTGGACAACAAAGGAAATAAATCGGCACGGAGAAAGCCTCGCCCAACATCGTTCCCCTCAGATGTGAAGGAATATGAAATTAAACACAACAAAGAGAATTTGAATCAGGATAATAACTTCAGAAACAAAAATCACAAGGAAATATCTGGAGATGTTAAGAATAATGTAAAACATTCAAAGATTCCAAAACGCAGGGAAGGAGTTGTAAAACGTGAGGATGGGAAGCATGGGAATGGACACAGCACCGTACGTATAAACGATCACACGATACATAAACAGGTCCCGAAACAGAGCAAGATGTCTAATCAATACGTCAACGATAACCAGGTGTGGACAGACAGTCCAAGAAGTGACGAACCGACTCACAGAGGCAGGCGACACCAGCAAGTTGAAATCAATGTGGAAATAACCCCCCACCCAAGAAAAAGAGCTCCCGACCAATTAGATGACGGTCTGTCAACACACAGAGGAAATCCTGGGACACATCGTAGTCGCCCAGTGGAAAACTCCTCTAGAAACCAGTATATTCCCAGTCAGTTCACTCACGAGGAAGGACGTGGAAGTCCAAGGGTGAATATTACATACAGAGGTGATCCTAGAGGCCCAAGGGGCTCTGGTAAACATTATGGTGAGGGTCATAGTTATAACCACAGGTCATCTCCGTCCAGTCACACTGACAGTGTCGACAGTTTGAAGAAAGCCAGCAGTaacaaaaactttgatcctGCAGTGCAATATGTAATAAGATCCAAGGCCAATTCCAGAGCTTCCTCAACATCTAAGGCTCCTGACCCTAGCTTGTCGGAAATGGAGAAACATGCACCTGCTGACGGTGCTTATCATAACTCCAACCAAAAGGTGACCAACACAGCACAATACCTGGACAATCCTAATGTTAGTGCTGCTCCTTTTATGGATGAGAAGGACAGACAGTACCAGCAGAAGAATGTTAAAATTGCCAACTACGTACAGAGTAACACACAACACCGGTATGTGGATGAGAATTCTGATTCCACGACATCTTACAATAGCCTGTCTCAAAGTGAACAGAACGGTGTTCGCAATGGGAAATCTGTTCAGTTTACTGATGAGCCCCGTAATAATGACATGTCACGGACATCCAATCCTCAAGGTCATCTGTCATATCAGAGTGAGAAACCAAATAATCAGAACCTGCAAACAAACATTAATGGACAAAAATTTGCTCCAAATCAACCTTATTCTAACGGGAACCAACCTATGCAAAACTCGGACAATGTGACTAGCAATAAGCTAAATCAGGAATACCAATTCCCTGATTCCGAGGATGAAGACGACGGTTTGGATTTGAATGACATTGATTCCGTGTATGAGGGAAATGATGCTTATGTATGTTACCTGATGACAGACGATGGAGGAATGGCTGGCCCTTTACGACTGGACATTAATGATGTCCAAGTTGGCCTGCCCAGCGAAGTAAAGGTTAAGGAGAACAATTCAG GAATGAGAAACAGGCAGACAGGGTCTCATGGTTTGAACGAGTTCTCCAGTCGAAGCCACAGCATGCTGACGTTAACCATCGACACAGAACAACAAGACCCAGACGACGACAACCTGTACCTCACCAAGCGGGGAAAACTCACTTTTGTAGACTTGGCAG GTAGTGAAAAGGTGAAAGACTCGGAATCTACAGATCAAACATTGAAAGAATCTAACAATATCAACAGGAGTCTATTGGTGCTAG GAAACTGTATCTCATCCCTTGGTGATGCTAAAAAGAGGCAGGGTCATATCCCTTACAGGGATAGTAAACTGACCAAACTGCTGGCCGATAGTCTTGGTGGAAATGGAGTCACTCTAATG ATCGCATGTGTGACCCCCTCGTCTCATCATATCCACGAGACCATCAACACTTTACGCTACGCCAGCCGAGccaaaaaaatcaaaactaaaCCCATTGTCAAAATG GACCCCAGAGAAAAGTTAATTCTGAGTTTGAAGCGGGAGATCAAAATCTTGAGGAACGAGAACATCTACCTTCGGCAGCAG CTAGAGTTCCCAGCTAAACCCAAAGGAGATCTACAAAAGTcaaatgatgaaaaatttatgaaatttttaaagaCACAAGGAAAAG AATCCAATGATCCAAAAGCCAATGCAAAGGGAGGAACAGAGGCCGGTCTTTATGAGATGTTACAGGAATACATGATAGAAAATGAAGCCTTAAG GTCTGAGAATTCAGAGATGCATCAAAccaaagataaaataaaaagagaacagCAATTAATGTACCGAGAAAATGAGCGACTGTCCAAAAAAATCGAGCAGCTTGAACGGGATCTCTACGG TCGACAACCAGGAGGAGGGGCAGGTGGTTGGCAGAGACAGACCAATGGACCTCCCCCGCAGAGACAGACCAATGGACCTCCCCCGCAGAGACAAGTCAATGGACCTCCCCCAGCCCGGCAGCAAAATGGGCCTCCTCCCCCCCAGCACCCCCCACCAGATCAGTATTATGACCAGGGACCACCTCCGAGGCAAGGGATTAACAAGCCTCCACCACCTCCTCCAAACAACCAGTGGAAGTCCACTCCACCTCAACGACCAGTCAACAATAGG GTGGTGGATCAATATATTCCTGGTCCCTCACCCCAAGCAGGAAGGGGTAAACAATCTACACCACCGAGTGGCCCCAAAAGGCCCCCTCATCGACTTGCAGATCCCATTGGAAGACCGAATTT ACCCCCAGAATACATACAAAACGGAGTGGGAGGATACCCTGATGATGGATATATGTCACCAAGGGGACGACCTTCACCTCTTCACAATGGACCATTGAGACAAG GTGCTGCAAACAGTTCACTCAGGGAATTACAATCAAGGAGATTTCTGCATTTTTCGGCCAATCACCTCAATCGGCAGCAAATGCATAAAATTGGCCGTAGTATGCCAAATTTATCCTCACGTGAAATATTTACAGCAGATGTCGGGTTTGATTCTGAATCTGAAATGCCATATGTCCGTAAAATACGAACAGCTTTGGACA TTTTCTACGATGAGGATGATGACATACTTAGTAGTCGAATTG AGTCACCGCACCGCTACAATGATAGTCGTCGAGCTTCCCAAGTTTCCACCTCAG acTCCATACGAAGCATGAATGCAAAGTTAAAACAAGAAATTTATGAACTGGAAGGAGAGATAGAACACCATCATCATGTGAACCAACGGACTAAGAGTGTATACGGTTCACAGACCTCAGTCCGATCTGGACCTCGATGA
- the LOC125672587 gene encoding uncharacterized protein LOC125672587 isoform X2 — protein MSRWSTLPKESQYSRNGERFSKTGWRDRPKSDHFSHTHRPDYRPHVDLDNKGNKSARRKPRPTSFPSDVKEYEIKHNKENLNQDNNFRNKNHKEISGDVKNNVKHSKIPKRREGVVKREDGKHGNGHSTVRINDHTIHKQVPKQSKMSNQYVNDNQVWTDSPRSDEPTHRGRRHQQVEINVEITPHPRKRAPDQLDDGLSTHRGNPGTHRSRPVENSSRNQYIPSQFTHEEGRGSPRVNITYRGDPRGPRGSGKHYGEGHSYNHRSSPSSHTDSVDSLKKASSNKNFDPAVQYVIRSKANSRASSTSKAPDPSLSEMEKHAPADGAYHNSNQKVTNTAQYLDNPNVSAAPFMDEKDRQYQQKNVKIANYVQSNTQHRYVDENSDSTTSYNSLSQSEQNGVRNGKSVQFTDEPRNNDMSRTSNPQGHLSYQSEKPNNQNLQTNINGQKFAPNQPYSNGNQPMQNSDNVTSNKLNQEYQFPDSEDEDDGLDLNDIDSVYEGNDAYVCYLMTDDGGMAGPLRLDINDVQVGLPSEVKVKENNSGMRNRQTGSHGLNEFSSRSHSMLTLTIDTEQQDPDDDNLYLTKRGKLTFVDLAGSEKVKDSESTDQTLKESNNINRSLLVLGNCISSLGDAKKRQGHIPYRDSKLTKLLADSLGGNGVTLMIACVTPSSHHIHETINTLRYASRAKKIKTKPIVKMDPREKLILSLKREIKILRNENIYLRQQLEFPAKPKGDLQKSNDEKFMKFLKTQGKESNDPKANAKGGTEAGLYEMLQEYMIENEALRSENSEMHQTKDKIKREQQLMYRENERLSKKIEQLERDLYGRQPGGGAGGWQRQTNGPPPQRQTNGPPPQRQVNGPPPARQQNGPPPPQHPPPDQYYDQGPPPRQGINKPPPPPPNNQWKSTPPQRPVNNRVVDQYIPGPSPQAGRGKQSTPPSGPKRPPHRLADPIGRPNLPPEYIQNGVGGYPDDGYMSPRGRPSPLHNGPLRQVFYDEDDDILSSRIESPHRYNDSRRASQVSTSDSIRSMNAKLKQEIYELEGEIEHHHHVNQRTKSVYGSQTSVRSGPR, from the exons ATGAGTCGTTGGTCGACTCTCCCTAAAGAGTCTCAGTACTCTAGAAATGGTGAGAGGTTTAGTAAGACGGGCTGGAGGGACAGACCAAAATCAGACCACTTCTCCCATACTCACAGGCCAGATTACAGACCACATGTGGATTTGGACAACAAAGGAAATAAATCGGCACGGAGAAAGCCTCGCCCAACATCGTTCCCCTCAGATGTGAAGGAATATGAAATTAAACACAACAAAGAGAATTTGAATCAGGATAATAACTTCAGAAACAAAAATCACAAGGAAATATCTGGAGATGTTAAGAATAATGTAAAACATTCAAAGATTCCAAAACGCAGGGAAGGAGTTGTAAAACGTGAGGATGGGAAGCATGGGAATGGACACAGCACCGTACGTATAAACGATCACACGATACATAAACAGGTCCCGAAACAGAGCAAGATGTCTAATCAATACGTCAACGATAACCAGGTGTGGACAGACAGTCCAAGAAGTGACGAACCGACTCACAGAGGCAGGCGACACCAGCAAGTTGAAATCAATGTGGAAATAACCCCCCACCCAAGAAAAAGAGCTCCCGACCAATTAGATGACGGTCTGTCAACACACAGAGGAAATCCTGGGACACATCGTAGTCGCCCAGTGGAAAACTCCTCTAGAAACCAGTATATTCCCAGTCAGTTCACTCACGAGGAAGGACGTGGAAGTCCAAGGGTGAATATTACATACAGAGGTGATCCTAGAGGCCCAAGGGGCTCTGGTAAACATTATGGTGAGGGTCATAGTTATAACCACAGGTCATCTCCGTCCAGTCACACTGACAGTGTCGACAGTTTGAAGAAAGCCAGCAGTaacaaaaactttgatcctGCAGTGCAATATGTAATAAGATCCAAGGCCAATTCCAGAGCTTCCTCAACATCTAAGGCTCCTGACCCTAGCTTGTCGGAAATGGAGAAACATGCACCTGCTGACGGTGCTTATCATAACTCCAACCAAAAGGTGACCAACACAGCACAATACCTGGACAATCCTAATGTTAGTGCTGCTCCTTTTATGGATGAGAAGGACAGACAGTACCAGCAGAAGAATGTTAAAATTGCCAACTACGTACAGAGTAACACACAACACCGGTATGTGGATGAGAATTCTGATTCCACGACATCTTACAATAGCCTGTCTCAAAGTGAACAGAACGGTGTTCGCAATGGGAAATCTGTTCAGTTTACTGATGAGCCCCGTAATAATGACATGTCACGGACATCCAATCCTCAAGGTCATCTGTCATATCAGAGTGAGAAACCAAATAATCAGAACCTGCAAACAAACATTAATGGACAAAAATTTGCTCCAAATCAACCTTATTCTAACGGGAACCAACCTATGCAAAACTCGGACAATGTGACTAGCAATAAGCTAAATCAGGAATACCAATTCCCTGATTCCGAGGATGAAGACGACGGTTTGGATTTGAATGACATTGATTCCGTGTATGAGGGAAATGATGCTTATGTATGTTACCTGATGACAGACGATGGAGGAATGGCTGGCCCTTTACGACTGGACATTAATGATGTCCAAGTTGGCCTGCCCAGCGAAGTAAAGGTTAAGGAGAACAATTCAG GAATGAGAAACAGGCAGACAGGGTCTCATGGTTTGAACGAGTTCTCCAGTCGAAGCCACAGCATGCTGACGTTAACCATCGACACAGAACAACAAGACCCAGACGACGACAACCTGTACCTCACCAAGCGGGGAAAACTCACTTTTGTAGACTTGGCAG GTAGTGAAAAGGTGAAAGACTCGGAATCTACAGATCAAACATTGAAAGAATCTAACAATATCAACAGGAGTCTATTGGTGCTAG GAAACTGTATCTCATCCCTTGGTGATGCTAAAAAGAGGCAGGGTCATATCCCTTACAGGGATAGTAAACTGACCAAACTGCTGGCCGATAGTCTTGGTGGAAATGGAGTCACTCTAATG ATCGCATGTGTGACCCCCTCGTCTCATCATATCCACGAGACCATCAACACTTTACGCTACGCCAGCCGAGccaaaaaaatcaaaactaaaCCCATTGTCAAAATG GACCCCAGAGAAAAGTTAATTCTGAGTTTGAAGCGGGAGATCAAAATCTTGAGGAACGAGAACATCTACCTTCGGCAGCAG CTAGAGTTCCCAGCTAAACCCAAAGGAGATCTACAAAAGTcaaatgatgaaaaatttatgaaatttttaaagaCACAAGGAAAAG AATCCAATGATCCAAAAGCCAATGCAAAGGGAGGAACAGAGGCCGGTCTTTATGAGATGTTACAGGAATACATGATAGAAAATGAAGCCTTAAG GTCTGAGAATTCAGAGATGCATCAAAccaaagataaaataaaaagagaacagCAATTAATGTACCGAGAAAATGAGCGACTGTCCAAAAAAATCGAGCAGCTTGAACGGGATCTCTACGG TCGACAACCAGGAGGAGGGGCAGGTGGTTGGCAGAGACAGACCAATGGACCTCCCCCGCAGAGACAGACCAATGGACCTCCCCCGCAGAGACAAGTCAATGGACCTCCCCCAGCCCGGCAGCAAAATGGGCCTCCTCCCCCCCAGCACCCCCCACCAGATCAGTATTATGACCAGGGACCACCTCCGAGGCAAGGGATTAACAAGCCTCCACCACCTCCTCCAAACAACCAGTGGAAGTCCACTCCACCTCAACGACCAGTCAACAATAGG GTGGTGGATCAATATATTCCTGGTCCCTCACCCCAAGCAGGAAGGGGTAAACAATCTACACCACCGAGTGGCCCCAAAAGGCCCCCTCATCGACTTGCAGATCCCATTGGAAGACCGAATTT ACCCCCAGAATACATACAAAACGGAGTGGGAGGATACCCTGATGATGGATATATGTCACCAAGGGGACGACCTTCACCTCTTCACAATGGACCATTGAGACAAG TTTTCTACGATGAGGATGATGACATACTTAGTAGTCGAATTG AGTCACCGCACCGCTACAATGATAGTCGTCGAGCTTCCCAAGTTTCCACCTCAG acTCCATACGAAGCATGAATGCAAAGTTAAAACAAGAAATTTATGAACTGGAAGGAGAGATAGAACACCATCATCATGTGAACCAACGGACTAAGAGTGTATACGGTTCACAGACCTCAGTCCGATCTGGACCTCGATGA